The following coding sequences lie in one Bacteroides helcogenes P 36-108 genomic window:
- a CDS encoding TldD/PmbA family protein yields MDRRNFLRTGGLAALGSLAIPSLAVPASVREALGGADKQSAVALAMVHFGVTETDLKKVMAAALEKGGDYADLYFEHTFNNNVSLMDGKVNSCGSNIDFGMGVRVLAGDQTGYAYVEGVTLDEMLRAARTAARIASSGKAGKAVGLTEKAIAKSRYTVAQPWEDISVKAKIPFLEKLNEKVFSLDSRVRKVQASLSDNTSHVLFCNSEGVSYYDYRPMVSFVAVCIMEENGKMENGFASRSYRKGFEFMTDDIVEVLAREAVDNTAVLFKAIKPKGGEMPVVMGAGGSGILLHEAIGHAFEADFNRKRTSIFCDLFGKKVCNEHINVVDDGTIPFNRGSVNFDDEGVEGQKTYIVKDGILTSYLHDRISARHYGVPPTGNGRRDTFRNTPIPRMRATYMEAGNVKEEDIISTVKNGIFVDQFTNGQVQIGAGDFTFFVKSGYLIEDGKLTQPVKDINIIGNGPKALADITMVADNDKIDNGTWTCGKDGQACPVTCGMPSALVSKLTVGGE; encoded by the coding sequence ATGGATAGACGAAATTTCTTACGCACAGGTGGCCTGGCGGCATTAGGATCGCTGGCGATACCTTCTTTGGCCGTGCCGGCATCGGTACGCGAAGCCTTGGGAGGTGCGGACAAACAGTCTGCAGTCGCTTTGGCAATGGTTCATTTTGGAGTCACAGAAACCGACCTGAAGAAAGTGATGGCCGCTGCTTTGGAAAAAGGCGGTGACTATGCCGACCTTTATTTTGAACATACATTTAATAATAATGTCAGCCTGATGGACGGCAAGGTAAACAGTTGCGGTTCCAACATTGACTTCGGTATGGGAGTACGTGTCTTGGCAGGCGACCAGACCGGTTATGCTTATGTAGAAGGCGTCACCTTAGATGAAATGCTGCGGGCTGCACGCACGGCGGCCCGTATCGCTTCTTCCGGAAAGGCCGGCAAAGCTGTGGGACTGACGGAAAAAGCTATTGCCAAGAGCCGTTATACCGTTGCCCAACCGTGGGAGGACATAAGTGTGAAAGCCAAAATACCTTTTCTGGAGAAGCTGAATGAGAAAGTGTTTTCATTGGACAGCCGGGTGCGCAAGGTGCAGGCATCTCTTTCGGATAACACTTCGCATGTATTGTTTTGCAATTCGGAGGGCGTGAGCTATTACGATTACCGTCCTATGGTTTCCTTCGTGGCCGTCTGCATCATGGAAGAAAACGGCAAGATGGAAAACGGCTTTGCCAGCCGTTCCTATCGCAAAGGATTTGAGTTCATGACGGATGATATTGTGGAAGTGCTTGCACGCGAAGCCGTGGACAATACGGCAGTCTTGTTCAAGGCCATCAAGCCCAAAGGAGGGGAAATGCCGGTTGTGATGGGTGCGGGAGGCTCGGGAATCTTGCTGCACGAAGCTATCGGACATGCGTTTGAGGCGGATTTCAACCGTAAGCGTACTTCTATCTTCTGTGATCTCTTCGGGAAGAAAGTTTGCAATGAGCACATCAATGTGGTAGATGACGGTACGATTCCTTTCAATCGGGGCTCTGTGAACTTTGATGACGAAGGCGTGGAAGGACAGAAAACCTATATTGTGAAAGACGGCATCCTGACCAGCTATCTGCACGACCGTATCAGTGCCCGGCATTATGGCGTGCCTCCTACCGGAAACGGGCGGCGTGACACATTCCGCAACACCCCCATTCCTCGTATGCGCGCCACCTATATGGAAGCAGGCAATGTGAAGGAAGAGGACATTATTTCTACTGTGAAGAACGGTATCTTTGTAGATCAGTTCACCAACGGCCAGGTGCAGATCGGGGCTGGTGACTTTACTTTCTTCGTGAAGTCAGGCTATCTGATTGAAGACGGTAAGCTGACGCAACCTGTCAAAGACATCAATATCATCGGTAATGGCCCGAAGGCTTTGGCGGACATTACGATGGTGGCCGACAATGACAAGATAGACAATGGCACATGGACTTGCGGCAAGGACGGACAGGCTTGTCCGGTTACTTGTGGCATGCCGTCGGCATTGGTCAGCAAACTGACGGTGGGAGGAGAATGA
- the cdaA gene encoding diadenylate cyclase CdaA, which produces MFFEFGIKDFIDILLVALLLYYTYKLMKASGSINVFTGILVFILIWLVVSQVLEMKLLGSIFDKLVNVGVLALIILFQDEIRRFLLTLGSHQHASALVRFLTGNKKDKLEHEDIMPIVMACIGMGKQKVGALIVMEHNMPLDDVVRTGDVIDANVNQRLIENIFFKNSPLHDGAMVISKKRIEAAGCILPVSHNLDIPKELGLRHRAAMGISQVSDAHAIIVSEETGAISVAYKGQFYLRLNAEELESLLTKEI; this is translated from the coding sequence GTGTTTTTTGAATTTGGCATAAAAGACTTTATAGATATACTGCTGGTGGCTCTGCTGCTGTATTACACATACAAGCTGATGAAAGCTTCCGGCTCCATCAATGTGTTTACCGGGATTCTGGTGTTTATCCTGATTTGGCTGGTCGTGTCGCAGGTGCTGGAGATGAAGTTGCTCGGCTCTATCTTCGACAAGCTCGTCAATGTGGGAGTGCTGGCGCTTATCATTCTGTTTCAGGATGAGATACGGCGCTTTCTGCTGACACTCGGTTCGCATCAGCACGCCAGTGCGCTGGTGCGCTTCCTGACAGGCAACAAAAAGGATAAATTGGAGCATGAGGATATCATGCCGATAGTGATGGCATGCATCGGTATGGGAAAGCAGAAAGTAGGTGCTTTGATAGTGATGGAGCATAACATGCCGTTGGATGATGTGGTACGCACGGGCGATGTGATAGATGCTAATGTCAACCAACGTCTGATTGAGAATATTTTCTTTAAGAACAGCCCTTTGCACGACGGGGCAATGGTAATCAGCAAGAAGCGCATCGAGGCGGCGGGATGCATTTTGCCCGTATCGCATAATCTGGATATTCCGAAAGAGCTGGGATTGCGTCACCGGGCGGCAATGGGCATTTCCCAAGTATCGGATGCACATGCAATCATCGTCTCGGAAGAGACGGGAGCTATTTCAGTAGCTTATAAAGGACAGTTTTACCTACGCTTAAATGCAGAGGAACTGGAAAGCCTTTTAACAAAAGAAATTTAA
- the folP gene encoding dihydropteroate synthase — MDARKASYINVNGQLLDLSMPCVMGILNVTPDSFYEGSRMRTEKEIACRVEQIIAEGAVMIDIGAYSSRPNAENVSPREEMERLRMGLGILRNVQPEAVVSVDTFRADVARMCVEEYGVAIINDIAAGEMDADMFRTVARLNVPYIMMHMQGTPQNMQQHPHYDNLLKDVFLYFARKVQQLHDLGVKDIILDPGFGFGKTVEHNYELLAHLEEFRIFELPLLVGVSRKSMIYRLLDITPQEALNGTTVLDTVCLLKGANILRVHDVREAVETVKIVEMMNRCGDGTFHHATCER, encoded by the coding sequence ATGGATGCACGGAAAGCAAGTTACATAAATGTCAACGGTCAGTTGCTTGACCTTTCTATGCCTTGTGTCATGGGCATATTGAATGTCACACCCGATTCTTTTTATGAAGGCAGCCGCATGCGGACGGAAAAAGAGATTGCATGCCGGGTGGAGCAAATCATCGCCGAAGGAGCCGTAATGATTGATATAGGGGCTTACTCGTCACGTCCCAATGCAGAGAACGTATCGCCCCGGGAAGAAATGGAGCGTTTGCGCATGGGACTTGGCATCCTCCGCAATGTACAGCCGGAAGCGGTTGTTTCTGTCGATACTTTTCGTGCGGACGTTGCCCGCATGTGTGTGGAGGAATATGGAGTTGCGATTATCAATGATATCGCTGCCGGAGAGATGGACGCCGACATGTTCCGTACCGTTGCCCGGCTGAATGTACCCTATATAATGATGCACATGCAGGGTACTCCGCAAAATATGCAGCAGCATCCTCATTATGACAATCTGCTGAAAGATGTCTTCCTGTATTTTGCGCGCAAGGTGCAGCAGTTGCATGATTTGGGAGTGAAGGATATTATTCTGGACCCCGGATTCGGCTTTGGCAAGACGGTGGAACACAATTATGAACTGCTGGCCCATCTGGAGGAATTCCGTATTTTTGAGCTGCCTTTGTTGGTGGGAGTTTCGCGCAAGTCGATGATTTATCGTTTGCTGGACATTACACCTCAGGAAGCGCTGAACGGAACCACTGTGCTGGATACCGTATGCTTGCTGAAAGGAGCGAATATACTGCGCGTGCATGACGTGCGTGAAGCTGTGGAAACGGTGAAAATCGTGGAAATGATGAACAGATGCGGAGACGGCACATTTCATCATGCTACCTGCGAAAGATGA
- a CDS encoding tetratricopeptide repeat-containing sensor histidine kinase — protein MIQIIHKISYLCEKLYLFFEMKTHFLHILRCALCLVFILNCSVVLHAQQKDVAKEFDVDSTLYAYYMRCKASVNDAAVMQMCDTLYRMAGEKRDVRMQAVALSTKLDYHYFRNDKDSIVYYVNVVKKFAVETNQLKYYFFAWGKRLISYEIKQRQYNTALYEADRMMRDAEARNYPGGIANGYNILSSIYETKDLLKLAAENKKKEIEIIQKYKMDTFNLSSAYSFLGRCLAQLGETDAAKKAMEEAGKCIRSDEQEFYLYNRYAIVYLHSGEHAKAYEYIQKEKQILDQHKLQPQRERDYIETLSDYYIRTRQYEKALEIHKLPAEAVENISLNVNYLVKQAEIYHHMGNFKKAADYYQLYISKRDSLYKIQEDITASEYAAMLNVETLNTEKGELQQEIQKRELANKQRIIFFLAILLAFGGIVLYRERMLNSKLRHSQRQLSDKNGELMASEKELRLSQKELLQAKELAEKASNMKTEFIQSMSHEIRTPLNSIVGFSQIISSMSKDNDDTKEFAEIIEQGSNNLLHLVDDVLDIANLDSGTEIETNTGVDATAICRQCVADIAPHLRPCVSLNLHTESEEFYFYSNPMRLSQILLHLLRNAAKFTEKGEIILKWAQDKEHIFFTVTDTGIGIPKDKQEFVFERFTKINTFAQGTGLGLSIGRTCADRMGGSLTLDSSYTGGCRFVLTLPLKRESSY, from the coding sequence ATGATACAAATCATTCACAAAATAAGCTATCTTTGCGAAAAGTTGTATCTGTTTTTTGAAATGAAAACACACTTTCTTCATATATTACGTTGCGCGCTGTGCCTCGTGTTCATCCTGAACTGCAGCGTCGTACTTCATGCTCAGCAGAAGGATGTGGCAAAAGAGTTTGACGTGGACAGCACACTGTACGCTTACTACATGCGTTGCAAGGCTTCCGTAAACGATGCCGCGGTGATGCAGATGTGCGACACCCTGTACCGCATGGCCGGAGAAAAGAGAGATGTGAGGATGCAAGCCGTGGCCCTCTCCACCAAGCTGGACTATCATTATTTTCGGAATGACAAAGACAGCATTGTGTACTACGTCAATGTGGTGAAGAAGTTCGCTGTGGAAACCAATCAACTGAAATATTACTTCTTCGCATGGGGCAAGCGGCTCATCAGCTACGAAATCAAGCAAAGACAATACAACACAGCACTCTACGAAGCCGACAGAATGATGAGGGACGCCGAAGCCCGGAACTATCCCGGCGGAATAGCCAACGGATATAATATCCTGAGCTCCATCTACGAAACAAAAGACCTCTTAAAGCTCGCCGCCGAAAACAAGAAGAAAGAAATAGAGATCATCCAGAAGTACAAGATGGATACCTTCAACCTCTCCTCCGCTTATTCATTCTTAGGCCGCTGTCTGGCCCAACTTGGCGAGACAGACGCGGCGAAGAAAGCGATGGAAGAAGCGGGGAAATGCATAAGGAGCGACGAACAGGAGTTCTATCTGTACAACAGATATGCCATTGTCTATCTCCATTCAGGCGAACATGCCAAAGCATACGAATATATACAGAAGGAGAAGCAGATATTAGACCAGCATAAATTGCAGCCCCAAAGAGAACGTGATTACATAGAGACTCTAAGTGACTACTACATCCGGACGCGTCAATACGAGAAGGCTCTGGAGATTCACAAACTTCCTGCGGAAGCCGTGGAAAACATCAGCCTGAACGTCAACTATCTGGTTAAACAGGCGGAAATCTATCACCACATGGGCAACTTCAAAAAGGCGGCGGACTACTATCAGCTCTATATAAGCAAGAGAGACTCCCTGTACAAGATACAAGAAGACATCACCGCCAGTGAATATGCAGCCATGCTGAATGTAGAAACCCTGAACACCGAAAAGGGAGAATTGCAACAAGAAATACAGAAACGGGAGCTTGCCAACAAGCAACGCATCATCTTCTTCCTCGCCATCCTGTTGGCATTCGGTGGAATCGTCTTGTACAGAGAACGGATGCTCAACAGCAAGCTGCGCCACTCGCAAAGGCAACTGTCTGACAAAAACGGAGAGCTGATGGCTTCGGAAAAGGAGTTGCGGCTCTCGCAAAAGGAACTGCTGCAAGCCAAAGAACTGGCCGAAAAAGCCAGCAATATGAAAACGGAATTCATACAGAGCATGAGCCACGAGATACGTACACCGCTTAATTCCATTGTAGGATTCTCGCAAATCATCAGCAGCATGAGTAAGGACAACGATGACACTAAGGAGTTTGCCGAAATTATAGAACAAGGCAGCAACAACCTGCTGCACTTGGTGGACGATGTACTGGATATTGCCAATCTGGACAGTGGCACAGAGATAGAAACCAACACCGGAGTGGATGCCACTGCCATCTGCCGGCAGTGCGTTGCCGACATAGCTCCCCACCTCAGGCCTTGTGTCAGTCTTAATCTGCATACGGAATCGGAAGAATTCTACTTTTACAGCAATCCGATGCGCCTTTCTCAAATCTTGCTGCATCTGCTGAGGAATGCCGCCAAATTTACCGAAAAGGGAGAAATTATCCTGAAGTGGGCCCAAGACAAGGAGCATATCTTCTTCACCGTCACCGATACGGGTATCGGCATCCCCAAGGACAAGCAGGAATTTGTATTCGAGCGATTCACTAAAATCAACACTTTTGCACAGGGAACCGGACTGGGGCTTTCCATCGGGCGCACCTGTGCCGACCGGATGGGCGGAAGCCTGACACTGGACTCCAGTTATACCGGCGGCTGCCGCTTCGTACTGACATTGCCGTTAAAGCGTGAATCATCATATTAG
- a CDS encoding UDP-N-acetylmuramoyl-tripeptide--D-alanyl-D-alanine ligase has translation MDITSLYQIFLECTCVTTDSRNCPQGSLFIALKGANFNGNAFAAKALEQGSTYAMVDEAQYAPAGNTHYILVDNCLRTLQKLANYHRNQQGTRIIGITGTNGKTTTKELMAAVLSQGHSVLYTQGNLNNHIGVPLTLLRLKAHHDLAVIEMGASHPGDIRELVEITEPDYGIITNVGKAHLEGFGSFDGVIKTKGELYDYLRRRGDSTIFIDHDNPYLKEIAWGLNMIPYGTEDELYVNGRITGNSPYLTFKWKAGKEGERHEVQTQLIGEYNFPNVLAAVTIGRFFGVEPAKIDKALAEYVPQNNRSQLKKTADNILIVDAYNANPTSMMAAISNFRNMQAENKMLILGDMRELGKDSAEEHQKIVDYLEKCGFGNVILVGEQFAATRHGYLTCPNASALIEALQKDRPAGKTILIKGSNGIKLGTITDFL, from the coding sequence ATGGACATCACTTCTCTCTATCAGATATTCTTAGAATGTACCTGCGTCACCACCGACAGCCGCAACTGTCCGCAAGGCTCACTTTTCATCGCCCTGAAAGGCGCCAACTTCAATGGCAACGCCTTTGCAGCCAAGGCGCTGGAACAAGGCAGCACCTATGCCATGGTGGACGAAGCCCAATACGCACCCGCCGGAAACACACATTATATATTAGTGGACAACTGCCTCCGCACTTTGCAGAAATTAGCCAATTACCATCGTAACCAGCAAGGCACACGCATCATCGGCATTACCGGAACCAATGGCAAAACCACTACGAAAGAGTTGATGGCTGCCGTGCTCTCACAAGGTCACAGTGTGCTCTACACGCAAGGAAACCTGAACAACCACATTGGCGTGCCCCTGACATTGCTGCGTCTGAAAGCCCACCACGACCTTGCCGTCATAGAAATGGGCGCCAGCCACCCCGGTGACATCAGGGAACTTGTAGAGATAACCGAGCCGGATTACGGCATCATCACCAATGTGGGAAAAGCCCACCTGGAAGGTTTCGGTTCCTTCGACGGAGTAATCAAGACCAAGGGAGAACTATATGACTATCTGCGTCGCCGGGGCGACTCCACCATCTTCATCGATCACGACAATCCGTATCTGAAGGAAATAGCCTGGGGGCTGAACATGATTCCTTACGGCACGGAAGACGAACTGTATGTCAATGGCCGCATCACCGGCAATTCTCCTTACCTGACTTTTAAATGGAAAGCCGGCAAAGAAGGTGAACGCCATGAAGTGCAGACGCAACTCATCGGCGAATACAACTTCCCGAATGTTCTGGCAGCCGTTACAATCGGCCGCTTCTTCGGTGTGGAACCTGCAAAAATAGACAAAGCCCTGGCCGAATATGTTCCGCAGAATAACCGTTCGCAGCTTAAAAAGACCGCAGACAACATCCTGATTGTCGATGCATACAATGCCAATCCTACCAGCATGATGGCGGCCATCAGCAATTTCCGCAACATGCAGGCCGAAAACAAGATGCTGATATTGGGAGATATGCGCGAATTAGGGAAAGACAGCGCCGAAGAACATCAGAAGATAGTAGATTATCTGGAGAAATGCGGATTCGGCAATGTCATTCTTGTAGGAGAGCAATTTGCCGCCACCCGGCATGGCTATCTCACCTGTCCCAATGCTTCTGCACTGATCGAGGCATTGCAAAAAGACCGGCCGGCCGGAAAGACTATCCTGATAAAAGGCTCCAATGGAATCAAGTTGGGCACGATAACAGATTTCCTGTAA
- a CDS encoding VanZ family protein — MLYYIIKKYPLSLCIILAVIYLSFFKPPTTELNTIPGIDKVVHVCMYFGMSGMLWIEFLRAHRRDGQPLWHAWVGALVCPVIFSGVVELLQEYCTTYRGGDWLDFAANTTGAVLASLIAYFILRPVMAGK; from the coding sequence ATGTTGTATTATATCATCAAGAAATACCCTTTGTCACTCTGCATTATCCTTGCAGTGATTTATCTCTCATTCTTCAAACCGCCTACAACGGAACTGAATACAATTCCGGGCATAGATAAGGTGGTACATGTCTGTATGTATTTCGGCATGTCGGGCATGTTGTGGATAGAATTCTTGCGGGCGCATCGCCGCGACGGTCAGCCTTTGTGGCATGCGTGGGTGGGCGCGCTGGTCTGCCCCGTCATCTTCAGCGGAGTGGTGGAACTGTTGCAGGAATATTGCACGACCTATCGCGGTGGCGATTGGCTGGACTTTGCCGCCAACACCACAGGGGCAGTGTTGGCATCTCTGATTGCTTATTTCATTTTGAGGCCGGTGATGGCGGGAAAGTGA